A stretch of Streptomyces vietnamensis DNA encodes these proteins:
- a CDS encoding DUF4287 domain-containing protein, which translates to MSHTFSEETHRNLLARIPRRTGREIADWMRTVEEGPSLLRFEERVSWLRGAHDLAYGHAKAIIHEYDLRRAARRLL; encoded by the coding sequence ATGTCCCACACTTTCTCCGAAGAGACCCATCGCAACCTGCTGGCCCGGATCCCGCGCCGCACCGGCCGTGAGATCGCCGACTGGATGCGCACCGTCGAGGAGGGCCCCTCCCTCCTCCGCTTCGAGGAGCGGGTCAGCTGGCTCCGCGGGGCGCACGACCTGGCGTACGGCCACGCGAAGGCGATCATCCACGAGTACGACCTGCGGCGGGCGGCGCGCAGGCTGCTCTGA